In the Paroedura picta isolate Pp20150507F chromosome 15, Ppicta_v3.0, whole genome shotgun sequence genome, one interval contains:
- the SLC25A33 gene encoding solute carrier family 25 member 33: MAGAAQEKNTLLHLFAGGCGGTVGAIFTCPLEVIKTRLQSSKLAFRAIYYPQVQLGAISGAGVVRPTTVSPGLLQVLKSILEKEGPRSLFRGLGPNLVGVAPSRAIYFACYSKAKELFNSVFVPNSNAVHVCAAGSAAFITNSLMNPIWMVKTRMQLERRVRDSKQRNTLQCATYVYRTEGIRGFYRGLTASYAGISETIICFAIYEKLKKYVNNIRLSPSPAGGPERASTNFIGLMAAAAISKGCASCIAYPHEVIRTRLREEGTKYKTFVQTARLVAREEGYLAFYRGLFAQLMRQIPNTAIVLSTYEVIVYLLEERCK; encoded by the exons ATGGCCGGCGCGGCGCAGGAGAAGAACACGCTGCTGCACCTCTTCGCCGGGGG GTGTGGGGGCACGGTGGGGGCCATTTTCAcgtgccccctggaagtgatcaAGACGAGGCTCCAGTCTTCCAAGCTGGCGTTCCGGGCCATCTACTACCCCCAAGTCCAGCTGGGTGCCATCAGTGGGGCAGGGGTGGTCAGGCCCACCACGGTGTCTCCCGGGCTGCTTCAGGTCCTCAA GTCCATTTTGGAAAAAGAAGGGCCCCGGTCGCTCTTCCGGGGGCTTGGGCCAAACTTGGTCGGGGTCGCGCCATCGAG GGCCATCTACTTTGCCTGCTACTCCAAAGCCAAGGAGCTCTTCAACAGCGTCTTCGTGCCGAACAGCAATGCCGTCCACGTCTGTGCAGCTGGCTCTGCAG CCTTTATCACAAATTCACTGATGAATCCGATCTGGATGGTGAAGACGAGAATGCAGCTCGAGAGAAG AGTCAGAGATTCAAAGCAGAGGAACACGCTGCAGTGCGCGACTTACGTCTACCGGACGGAAGGGATCCGGGGCTTCTACCGGGGGCTCACGGCCTCCTACGCGGGCATCTCGGAGACCATCATCTGCTTCGCTATTTACGAGAAGCTGAAGAAATACGTGAACAACATCCGGCTGTCCCCTTCGCCCGCCGGCGGGCCGGAGCGGGCCTCCACCAACTTTATCGGCCTGATGGCTGCGGCCGCAATTTCGAAGGGCTGTGCGTCCTGCATCGCTTACCCCCACG AGGTGATTCGGACAAGACTCCGGGAGGAAGGCACCAAGTACAAGACGTTTGTGCAGACGGCCCGGCTGGTTGCCCGGGAGGAGGGCTACCTGGCCTTCTACAGAGGACTCTTTGCGCAGCTCATGAGACAGATCCCCAATACGGCCATCGTCCTGTCGACCTATGAGGTGATAGTGTACCTCTTAGAAGAGCGCTGCAAATAG